In one Prochlorococcus marinus XMU1404 genomic region, the following are encoded:
- the glyQ gene encoding glycine--tRNA ligase subunit alpha has translation MFFQDIIQKLNNFWSEEGCLIMQPYDTEKGAGTMNPHTFLRAIGPEPWNVAYPEPCRRPTDGRFGDNPNRAQHYFQYQVIIKPSPEGIQEKYLTSLESLGINPRNHDIRFVEDNWESPTLGAWGVGWEVWLDGMEVTQFTYFQQCGGIDCNPIPIEITYGLERIAMFLQDKESIWDLNWNKDLKYSDIWLQFEKSQCSYNFTESSADNLRKLFEIYQDEANSLIQKQLTYPALDFVLKCSHTFNLLDARGVISVTDRAQYIEKIRKLARQVASSWVAERELLNYPLIRNKLH, from the coding sequence ATGTTTTTTCAGGATATAATTCAAAAATTAAATAATTTCTGGTCAGAAGAAGGTTGTTTGATTATGCAGCCATATGATACTGAAAAGGGTGCTGGAACAATGAATCCTCATACCTTTTTAAGGGCTATCGGACCAGAGCCTTGGAATGTAGCATACCCAGAGCCGTGCAGAAGACCTACAGATGGACGTTTTGGTGATAATCCTAATAGGGCCCAACATTACTTTCAATATCAGGTAATAATTAAACCTTCACCTGAAGGGATCCAAGAAAAATATTTGACATCTCTAGAATCCCTTGGAATTAATCCTAGAAATCATGATATTAGATTTGTGGAAGATAATTGGGAGTCTCCAACACTTGGAGCTTGGGGTGTAGGTTGGGAAGTTTGGTTGGACGGAATGGAAGTTACTCAATTTACTTATTTCCAACAATGTGGGGGTATAGATTGCAATCCAATCCCAATTGAAATCACTTACGGACTAGAGAGGATAGCTATGTTTTTGCAGGATAAAGAAAGTATCTGGGACTTAAATTGGAACAAAGATTTGAAATATAGCGACATTTGGCTTCAATTTGAGAAAAGTCAATGCTCTTATAATTTTACTGAATCGAGTGCTGACAATCTCAGGAAATTATTTGAAATTTACCAAGATGAAGCAAATTCTTTAATCCAAAAGCAACTAACTTATCCAGCGCTTGATTTTGTTCTTAAATGTAGTCATACTTTTAATTTACTTGATGCAAGGGGAGTAATTTCGGTTACAGATCGAGCTCAATATATTGAAAAGATTCGAAAATTAGCTAGACAAGTTGCATCATCATGGGTGGCAGAAAGAGAATTACTCAATTATCCATTAATAAGAAATAAATTGCATTAA
- a CDS encoding nucleoside triphosphate pyrophosphatase, giving the protein MLILASASQSRKKLLENCQIEFIQISSDFDETTIQEKNIFNLALELSFQKANSLFVNIHKIPLPKDFNYGPLEILGCDSIFEFKGKAYGKPSNKKEAFIRWQKMSGEFGFLHTGHTLIIGNFDSTSKIFEITEIIKKTVSSRVYFSKLQDWEIKSYVDTNEPLYCAGGFALEGIGGKYIEKIEGCFSNVMGLSLPWLRKNLNK; this is encoded by the coding sequence GTGTTAATTCTAGCCTCTGCTTCCCAATCTAGAAAGAAATTACTTGAAAATTGTCAAATTGAATTTATCCAGATATCAAGTGATTTTGATGAAACTACTATTCAAGAAAAAAACATATTTAATTTAGCTTTGGAATTATCTTTTCAAAAGGCCAATAGTCTGTTTGTAAACATTCATAAAATACCATTGCCCAAAGATTTTAATTATGGTCCTTTGGAAATACTTGGGTGTGATTCAATTTTTGAATTTAAAGGAAAAGCTTATGGAAAACCATCTAATAAAAAAGAGGCATTTATTAGATGGCAAAAAATGTCTGGAGAATTTGGATTTTTACATACTGGTCATACTCTAATAATTGGAAATTTTGATTCAACTTCCAAAATCTTTGAAATCACTGAAATAATAAAAAAAACAGTAAGTTCAAGAGTTTATTTTTCTAAGTTGCAAGATTGGGAAATCAAGAGTTATGTAGATACAAATGAACCTTTATATTGTGCTGGAGGATTTGCTTTGGAAGGTATAGGCGGTAAATATATAGAAAAAATAGAGGGTTGCTTCAGTAATGTGATGGGATTAAGCTTACCATGGCTCAGAAAAAATTTAAATAAATAA
- a CDS encoding porin, whose amino-acid sequence MKLFQHMLVASASLGLLAPISAQASNIVDIEEMSSYVRRSKKKSFRPDNKTFINQVSENTANLKGNSVDLEDNKFEAGSFSETTTFDGKAVMWIGTVDGGDEIGESEKTSTGYTYTWNLNTSFTGDDNLYVRLKTGEQGDIWKNRSTYHIETKDNSDAFEMDKMWYTFPVGEKITAFVGPRIENYYMYITPSIYKPGALKSFKLGGNSNFGASTDVGTGLKYETDNGFGFATNLVDKGADGADGIFAPDNALKWDTQVAYTADRWHVSGFMSKARNWTSHSYNATQMGAQEARDSVGYALRAYWMPEEYGTNIPEISFGYDTKSYGGVSVAGNTTQANSYMLGLTWKDIFQADDRIGFAFTQPLAATEVQGGGATGEVDPQVWEAYYSFRPNDSMEIIPAIFGGNDVFADNQDDLFGLLVTSKFKF is encoded by the coding sequence ATGAAACTCTTCCAACATATGTTGGTTGCTAGTGCATCTTTGGGGTTATTGGCTCCAATTTCTGCTCAGGCTTCCAACATAGTCGATATAGAAGAAATGAGTAGCTACGTGAGGCGTAGCAAAAAAAAGTCTTTTAGACCCGACAACAAAACATTCATTAATCAAGTTAGTGAAAATACCGCAAACCTTAAAGGTAATTCTGTCGACCTTGAGGATAATAAATTTGAAGCGGGCAGTTTCTCAGAAACAACTACATTCGATGGAAAAGCTGTAATGTGGATCGGTACTGTTGATGGTGGCGATGAAATCGGTGAATCTGAAAAAACTTCAACTGGTTACACATATACATGGAACTTGAATACAAGTTTCACAGGTGATGATAATCTTTATGTTCGCCTTAAGACTGGAGAACAAGGTGATATTTGGAAAAATAGATCCACATACCATATAGAGACTAAAGATAATAGTGATGCCTTTGAGATGGATAAAATGTGGTACACCTTCCCTGTAGGTGAAAAGATCACAGCTTTTGTAGGTCCAAGGATTGAAAACTATTACATGTATATAACTCCTTCAATTTACAAACCTGGTGCTCTTAAATCTTTTAAACTTGGAGGAAATAGTAACTTTGGAGCAAGTACAGACGTAGGTACTGGATTAAAGTATGAAACTGATAATGGATTCGGTTTCGCGACTAATCTGGTTGACAAGGGTGCTGACGGAGCCGATGGTATTTTTGCTCCTGACAATGCTCTGAAGTGGGATACACAAGTAGCTTATACTGCGGACAGATGGCATGTCTCAGGATTTATGTCAAAGGCTAGAAACTGGACTTCTCATAGTTACAACGCAACTCAAATGGGTGCGCAAGAAGCTAGAGACTCAGTTGGTTATGCGTTAAGAGCTTATTGGATGCCAGAGGAATATGGGACTAACATCCCAGAGATATCTTTTGGTTATGATACTAAATCCTATGGAGGAGTATCTGTAGCTGGTAACACTACACAAGCAAATAGTTACATGCTTGGACTTACTTGGAAAGACATTTTCCAAGCTGATGACAGAATCGGTTTTGCATTTACACAACCCTTAGCAGCTACTGAAGTTCAGGGTGGAGGAGCCACTGGTGAAGTTGACCCCCAAGTCTGGGAAGCTTACTATTCCTTTAGACCAAATGACTCAATGGAAATAATACCTGCAATATTTGGAGGTAATGATGTGTTTGCAGATAATCAAGACGATCTCTTTGGTCTTCTTGTTACTTCAAAGTTCAAATTCTAA
- a CDS encoding Fe2+-dependent dioxygenase: MNYLTHQLLNSEELVTLRKELRKEERLWEDGKQTAGKHAAKVKNNLQLKRDSDLSKKCSGIIIKKILSNDLIKSFALPKRIHGTIFSKSTSGMQYGRHIDNAYMSSGRADLSFTIFLNCKDNYDGGALSIESFNSEKKFKLDAGEIIIYPSTFLHSVEEVISGERLVFIGWIESYVKSIEEREYLFDLDAAARSLLSKYGRSEEVDLIFKSYSNLLRRLGG, from the coding sequence ATGAATTATTTAACGCATCAACTATTAAATTCTGAAGAATTAGTAACTCTTAGAAAAGAATTAAGAAAAGAAGAAAGACTCTGGGAAGATGGTAAGCAAACTGCGGGTAAGCATGCCGCCAAAGTAAAAAATAATTTACAACTTAAAAGAGATTCAGATTTATCAAAAAAATGTTCGGGAATAATCATAAAAAAGATTCTTAGTAATGATTTAATTAAGAGCTTCGCTTTACCTAAAAGGATTCATGGAACAATCTTCTCAAAATCTACCAGTGGCATGCAATATGGAAGACATATTGATAATGCTTATATGTCTTCTGGTAGAGCAGACTTATCTTTTACTATTTTTTTAAATTGCAAAGATAACTATGATGGAGGTGCATTATCAATTGAGAGTTTCAATTCAGAAAAAAAATTTAAACTGGATGCTGGGGAAATAATAATCTATCCAAGTACATTTTTACATTCAGTAGAAGAAGTTATTAGTGGTGAAAGATTAGTATTTATTGGTTGGATTGAGAGCTATGTGAAAAGTATTGAAGAAAGAGAATATTTATTTGATCTAGATGCCGCAGCCAGATCATTACTAAGTAAGTATGGTAGATCTGAGGAAGTTGATCTAATCTTTAAATCATATTCAAATCTCTTAAGAAGGTTAGGTGGTTAA
- a CDS encoding cobyric acid synthase, producing the protein MESEAKLHEIKKPIMILGTSSGAGKSLTVTAICRILKNSGEEPIPFKGQNMSNNAWVDWNGGEMAYSQALQAFACGIPPSSDMNPILLKPQGNSTSEVIHHGKSIGITTAKNYYKDWFIPGWEVIKKSLKSIYKRNPNCRLIIEGAGSPVEMNLIHRDLTNLRIAKHLNANCILVTDIERGGVFAQIIGTLELMKPEEKKLIKGIIINRFRGDLSLFSEGKKWIESKTQIPVIGIIPWLNDTFPPEDSLDLLEKKLKYTNPEIKVGIIKLPSISNFSDFDPLENEKTILIEWVRESQNLKKYDFIIIPGSKQTIKDQIFLEECGLSRDIKEYSKNNGNIIGICGGLQMLGTTLKDPYLKEGSQNHAEQTIKGIGLLPLKTTFFKKKLTRQINSESLWPCQSKINGFEIHNGKTELDNMQSSLKIKPIFKDLNLGWYLENKEGGIIAGTYIHGIFENDNWRDQYINLIRKSKDLPIIKTKSISYKKKRESIIDNLAKEFEKHLNFTSLLS; encoded by the coding sequence ATGGAGTCAGAAGCAAAATTACATGAAATAAAGAAACCAATAATGATTTTGGGCACTTCAAGTGGAGCAGGAAAATCGTTAACGGTTACTGCTATCTGCAGGATTCTTAAAAATTCAGGAGAAGAGCCAATCCCTTTTAAAGGACAAAATATGAGTAACAACGCTTGGGTTGATTGGAACGGAGGCGAAATGGCGTATTCTCAGGCTCTTCAAGCCTTTGCATGTGGAATTCCTCCCTCTTCAGATATGAATCCTATCCTATTAAAACCACAAGGAAATTCAACAAGTGAGGTGATTCACCATGGCAAAAGTATAGGAATCACAACTGCTAAAAATTACTACAAAGATTGGTTTATTCCTGGCTGGGAAGTAATCAAAAAAAGTTTAAAGTCTATTTACAAACGAAATCCAAATTGTCGTTTAATTATTGAAGGAGCTGGTAGTCCAGTAGAGATGAATTTAATTCATAGAGACCTTACTAATTTAAGAATTGCAAAGCATTTGAATGCAAATTGTATTTTAGTTACTGATATTGAGAGGGGAGGCGTATTTGCACAAATAATCGGAACCCTTGAATTAATGAAACCTGAAGAGAAAAAACTTATTAAGGGAATTATTATAAATAGATTCAGAGGAGACCTTTCATTATTTTCAGAAGGGAAGAAATGGATAGAAAGTAAAACTCAAATTCCTGTTATTGGAATTATTCCATGGCTAAATGATACATTTCCTCCAGAAGATTCACTAGATTTATTAGAAAAAAAATTAAAATACACTAATCCTGAGATAAAAGTAGGCATTATAAAATTGCCATCTATAAGCAACTTTTCAGATTTTGATCCTTTAGAAAATGAAAAAACAATATTAATTGAATGGGTAAGAGAATCCCAAAACTTAAAAAAGTATGATTTTATAATTATTCCTGGAAGTAAACAAACTATTAAAGATCAAATATTTCTTGAAGAATGTGGTTTGTCTCGGGATATAAAAGAATATTCAAAAAACAACGGAAATATTATTGGAATTTGTGGAGGTTTACAAATGTTGGGCACAACACTTAAAGATCCTTATTTGAAAGAGGGTTCCCAAAATCATGCTGAACAAACAATAAAAGGCATTGGATTATTACCATTAAAAACTACTTTCTTTAAAAAGAAATTAACACGTCAAATTAATTCTGAATCTCTATGGCCATGCCAATCCAAAATAAATGGATTTGAAATTCATAATGGCAAAACTGAATTGGATAATATGCAAAGCTCATTAAAGATTAAACCTATCTTCAAAGACTTAAATCTAGGATGGTACCTTGAAAATAAAGAAGGTGGGATTATTGCAGGTACATACATTCATGGGATCTTTGAGAATGATAACTGGAGAGATCAATATATCAATTTAATTAGGAAGAGCAAAGATTTACCAATAATAAAAACAAAATCCATATCATATAAAAAGAAAAGAGAATCAATTATTGATAATCTTGCGAAGGAATTTGAAAAACATTTAAATTTCACATCATTATTAAGTTGA
- a CDS encoding extracellular solute-binding protein has product MNFNIPIYSTEKEVKVYSGRHYNTDRSVYKKFAEETGIKVRLIEAAGISLLERLKREGKNSQADLILLVDAARITNAAKAGLLQSIESKSLENDVPIGLKDKNKEWYALTRRVRVMVANPKVVDLSRIKDYTDLADPSLKGKVCLRNRKSPYNQSLVANQIVNKGETRTKAWLNGMISNVSQPFFPGDISIIRAVSKKKCGVGIVNHYYVARMLAGVNGRRDTLYARRTSVITPNPAHLNISAGGVAKYATNKNAAIKLLEYLASPKGSKGLAAPTFEHPLKEVNQNPIVKNFGEFVADKVTVEDLGENNSLAIKLMKDAGWD; this is encoded by the coding sequence TTGAATTTTAATATACCTATTTATTCAACAGAAAAAGAAGTCAAAGTTTATTCGGGTAGGCATTACAATACTGATAGAAGTGTCTATAAAAAGTTCGCAGAAGAAACAGGAATCAAAGTTAGGCTTATCGAAGCTGCAGGAATATCTTTACTTGAGAGATTGAAAAGAGAAGGGAAGAATTCTCAAGCAGATTTAATTTTGCTAGTCGATGCAGCAAGAATTACTAATGCAGCTAAAGCTGGCTTGCTTCAAAGTATAGAATCAAAATCTTTAGAAAATGATGTTCCCATTGGACTAAAAGATAAAAATAAGGAATGGTATGCATTAACGAGAAGAGTAAGAGTTATGGTTGCCAATCCAAAAGTTGTTGATCTAAGCAGGATTAAAGACTACACAGATTTAGCTGATCCATCTTTAAAAGGTAAAGTATGCTTAAGAAATAGAAAAAGTCCATATAATCAATCTTTAGTTGCTAATCAAATAGTTAACAAAGGTGAAACAAGAACTAAAGCTTGGCTGAATGGAATGATTTCTAACGTTTCCCAACCTTTCTTTCCAGGTGATATTTCAATAATTAGAGCCGTTTCTAAGAAAAAATGTGGGGTAGGGATTGTTAATCATTATTATGTAGCAAGAATGTTAGCTGGTGTAAATGGAAGAAGAGATACCTTATATGCAAGGCGAACATCGGTTATTACCCCCAATCCTGCTCACCTAAATATTAGTGCTGGTGGTGTAGCTAAATACGCAACAAATAAAAATGCAGCTATCAAGCTACTTGAATATTTGGCATCCCCAAAGGGAAGTAAAGGCCTTGCTGCTCCTACTTTTGAACATCCTTTAAAAGAGGTTAATCAAAATCCAATTGTCAAAAACTTTGGAGAATTTGTTGCTGATAAGGTAACTGTAGAAGACCTTGGGGAAAATAATTCTCTCGCAATAAAATTGATGAAAGATGCAGGGTGGGATTAA
- a CDS encoding methyltransferase domain-containing protein gives MEVLNNYQRKKLDESNDEEFYSDPKFVYHLDENFRQNLSDLYEREIDNYSTVLDLMSSWDSYLPRGKKYKKVIGHGLNKQELEKNKIFDSYWIQNFNLSQQIPLDKESVDYCLMVAAWQYLQFPENLTKEIARILSRNGKIIIAFSNRAFWHKAPNIWTSSTEEERVKYVRKVLISNGFNEPKIIKKFIEPALKIFYFLNKDPFYCLIATKE, from the coding sequence TTGGAAGTTTTAAATAATTATCAAAGGAAAAAACTTGATGAGAGTAATGATGAAGAATTTTATTCTGATCCAAAATTTGTTTATCATCTAGATGAAAACTTTAGGCAAAACCTTTCAGATTTATATGAAAGAGAAATTGATAATTATTCAACTGTCCTTGATTTAATGTCCAGTTGGGATAGTTATTTACCTAGAGGTAAAAAATATAAAAAAGTTATTGGACATGGTTTAAATAAACAAGAACTTGAAAAAAACAAAATTTTTGATTCTTATTGGATACAAAATTTTAATTTAAGTCAACAAATTCCGCTAGACAAAGAAAGCGTTGATTATTGCTTAATGGTGGCCGCATGGCAATATTTACAATTTCCAGAGAATTTAACCAAAGAAATTGCAAGAATTTTGAGTAGAAATGGCAAGATTATTATTGCTTTTTCAAACAGAGCATTTTGGCATAAAGCCCCTAATATATGGACTTCATCTACTGAGGAAGAGAGGGTGAAATATGTAAGAAAAGTATTAATCTCAAACGGATTTAATGAGCCAAAAATTATCAAAAAGTTTATTGAACCAGCACTAAAAATATTTTATTTTTTAAATAAAGACCCATTTTATTGTTTAATAGCGACCAAAGAGTAA
- a CDS encoding DUF1824 family protein gives MEINNLFDLNNLRTAPQLSNRQEKKLLEELEVKIFNADWITIGIMAPSDNEAIEALQSISKKYSSIKFGNLGSLHADGGVFLKANQKTSNVFVRSENGLGEGILITCQYEEGAKESNTFGPLPLDFFT, from the coding sequence ATGGAAATAAATAATTTATTCGATTTAAATAATCTTAGAACTGCCCCTCAATTAAGTAATAGGCAAGAAAAAAAACTTTTAGAGGAACTAGAAGTAAAGATTTTTAATGCTGATTGGATAACAATAGGCATAATGGCACCTAGTGATAATGAAGCTATTGAAGCATTACAATCAATTTCCAAGAAATATTCTTCAATTAAATTTGGGAATCTAGGTTCCCTTCATGCTGATGGCGGTGTTTTTTTAAAAGCTAATCAAAAAACTAGTAATGTTTTTGTCAGATCTGAAAATGGTCTTGGAGAAGGAATTTTAATAACATGTCAGTATGAAGAAGGTGCTAAAGAATCTAATACTTTTGGACCATTGCCATTAGACTTTTTTACATAA
- a CDS encoding 2Fe-2S iron-sulfur cluster-binding protein — protein MKKTKITIRWPNNKETYASEGDNWFSTAEKAGLEIPTGCLTGSCGACEIDVNGQTVRACVSGIKNNKKCLLNVSLITDPFWEK, from the coding sequence TTGAAAAAAACAAAGATTACAATTAGATGGCCAAATAATAAGGAAACCTATGCTTCAGAGGGAGATAATTGGTTCTCTACTGCAGAAAAAGCGGGTTTAGAAATTCCGACAGGCTGTCTGACGGGAAGTTGTGGAGCTTGCGAGATAGATGTAAATGGTCAAACGGTAAGGGCTTGTGTGAGTGGAATTAAAAATAATAAAAAATGTTTGTTAAACGTCTCTTTAATTACTGACCCCTTTTGGGAGAAATAA
- the fldA gene encoding flavodoxin FldA, translating to MTVGIYYATTTGKTEDVADRLHNFISSAEAPKDVSDVDDLSELEGLDGIICGIPTWNTGADQERSGTAWDSILEDIGELSLSGKKVAIFGLGDSSTYTENYCDAMEELHSYFTKAGAEMVGYVDKSSYTFDESKSVIGESFCGLPLDEDSESDLTDSRLEAWASQLKGEIPSLA from the coding sequence ATGACTGTAGGAATTTATTACGCAACTACAACTGGAAAAACCGAAGACGTAGCTGATCGTCTTCACAATTTTATTTCTTCAGCAGAAGCACCCAAAGATGTATCTGATGTGGATGATCTTTCAGAATTAGAAGGTCTTGATGGGATTATCTGTGGCATACCTACATGGAACACAGGAGCAGATCAAGAAAGATCAGGAACTGCTTGGGATTCAATCTTGGAGGACATTGGTGAACTAAGTTTATCAGGAAAAAAGGTTGCAATTTTTGGTTTAGGAGATTCTTCTACCTATACAGAAAATTATTGTGATGCCATGGAAGAACTCCATAGCTACTTCACAAAAGCAGGTGCTGAAATGGTCGGATACGTAGATAAATCATCATATACATTTGATGAGTCTAAAAGCGTAATTGGAGAAAGCTTTTGTGGATTGCCTCTTGATGAGGATAGTGAGTCTGATTTGACTGATTCACGTCTCGAAGCATGGGCTTCTCAATTAAAAGGTGAAATACCTTCATTGGCGTAA
- a CDS encoding prepilin-type N-terminal cleavage/methylation domain-containing protein yields MRNYLPIKKRLFNKNQSGFSLVEIIFVLTISSLILLIALPILEIPVGKSIDRIKNYSKIGFDSLRDSADVSKEFRLLHERLNIRSYLYAAKILYMSDSIYPKSAGDLQRFTKVSGCYLTQKQKRNDRNRNCRKLGNNSTATSWESKNRNYWVRMYSEDEVFNIQSIPFMDDEKGVLGCFNSETGIVDTKIFKKEKAKIRILRC; encoded by the coding sequence ATGAGAAATTATTTACCTATTAAAAAAAGATTATTTAATAAAAATCAATCTGGTTTTTCCTTAGTAGAAATTATTTTCGTTCTTACAATTTCAAGTTTAATCTTATTAATTGCACTACCAATACTTGAAATTCCAGTAGGAAAATCTATTGATAGGATTAAGAATTATTCCAAGATTGGCTTTGATTCATTAAGAGACTCCGCAGATGTTTCAAAAGAATTTAGGTTATTACATGAAAGATTAAACATAAGGTCATATCTTTATGCCGCTAAAATTCTTTATATGTCTGATTCAATTTATCCAAAGTCAGCAGGAGATTTGCAAAGATTTACAAAGGTGTCAGGGTGTTATTTAACGCAAAAACAGAAAAGAAATGATAGAAATAGAAACTGTAGAAAATTAGGCAATAATTCAACTGCTACTAGTTGGGAATCTAAAAATCGCAACTATTGGGTAAGGATGTATAGCGAGGATGAGGTTTTCAATATACAATCAATTCCTTTTATGGATGATGAGAAAGGTGTCTTAGGTTGTTTTAATAGTGAAACAGGTATAGTGGATACAAAAATTTTTAAGAAGGAGAAGGCAAAAATAAGAATTTTAAGATGTTGA
- a CDS encoding phenylpyruvate tautomerase MIF-related protein: protein MPYINVSTSVKVNDKAKLLEEISILISSLTNKSRRFVMAKIDDNCQMYFDDETPSCFLEIKSIGSLNPSEMAKLLSDFLYEKIGIPIDRIYISFEDVPASLWAWNGRTFG from the coding sequence ATGCCTTATATTAATGTTTCGACTTCGGTAAAAGTAAATGATAAAGCAAAATTACTCGAAGAAATTTCAATTCTTATTTCATCTTTAACTAACAAATCAAGAAGATTTGTTATGGCGAAAATAGATGATAATTGCCAAATGTATTTTGATGATGAGACACCTTCGTGCTTTTTAGAAATCAAATCAATAGGTTCTCTAAATCCCTCAGAAATGGCAAAGCTATTATCAGATTTTTTATATGAGAAAATAGGGATCCCAATAGATAGGATTTATATTTCTTTTGAGGATGTGCCAGCCTCATTATGGGCTTGGAATGGAAGAACATTTGGTTAA
- a CDS encoding DUF3386 family protein produces MDNLKEINCKEIFRKAYENRYTWKNDFHGYQGKCIFLTNNNIHKGDFVLGKDFKPKIQKIKDEKVVKIIASQLFEVCIHRVKREFESVHSENNFNLLKNSESGIEMSISGKNQGDKYRVKNGCINMVYRKIHGIIIEIFVEEFFDTGTGSLSKKYSSQQIDPETLERNSQKIKYEDEFLNMGKDDYWILKSRTMKYLNQNQEEETQKFVFEDLCLIN; encoded by the coding sequence ATGGATAATCTAAAAGAAATTAATTGTAAAGAGATTTTCAGGAAGGCTTATGAAAATCGGTACACATGGAAGAATGATTTTCATGGTTACCAAGGTAAATGTATTTTTTTGACTAATAATAATATTCATAAAGGTGACTTTGTATTAGGTAAAGACTTTAAACCTAAAATTCAAAAAATAAAAGATGAGAAAGTTGTTAAAATTATTGCCTCTCAGTTATTTGAAGTGTGTATACATAGGGTAAAGAGAGAATTTGAATCAGTACACTCAGAAAATAATTTTAATTTATTAAAAAATTCTGAAAGTGGTATTGAAATGAGTATTTCAGGTAAGAATCAAGGTGATAAATATAGAGTTAAAAATGGATGTATTAATATGGTTTATAGAAAAATTCATGGAATTATCATTGAAATTTTTGTTGAAGAATTTTTTGATACAGGAACAGGTTCCCTTAGTAAAAAATACAGTAGTCAACAAATTGATCCAGAAACACTTGAGAGAAATTCACAAAAAATTAAATATGAGGATGAATTTCTAAATATGGGTAAAGACGATTATTGGATATTAAAATCGCGGACAATGAAATACTTAAACCAAAATCAAGAAGAAGAAACACAAAAGTTTGTTTTCGAAGATCTATGCTTAATAAATTAG
- a CDS encoding chlorophyll a/b binding light-harvesting protein, translated as MLQTYGKSDVTYDWYAGNSGVVGRSGKFIAAHAAHAGLMMFWAGAFGLFELARYDASIPMGAQKAIVLPHLAGIGIGGIENGVITEPYGIVVICTLHLIFSAVLGAGGLLHSNKFAGDLGDYPENSKPQKFDFEWDDPDKLTFILGHHLIFLGLGAIMFVEWARIHGIYDPAIGSTRQVVYNLDIAAIWNHQFDFLKIDSLEDVMGGHAFLAFLEIIGGVFHICTKQFGEYTEFKGKGLLGAEAILSYSVVGVSYMAFVAAFWCASNTTIYPVDLYGEPLKLQFEFAPYFTDTVNLGSGAYSSRAWLANTHFYLGFFFLQGHLWHALRAMGFDFKKIGQAFDNIENTKITQN; from the coding sequence GTGTTACAAACTTACGGAAAATCTGATGTCACCTATGACTGGTACGCAGGAAATTCTGGTGTTGTAGGCCGTTCGGGTAAATTCATAGCAGCTCACGCTGCCCATGCAGGATTAATGATGTTCTGGGCAGGAGCTTTTGGATTATTCGAATTGGCACGTTACGACGCCAGTATTCCAATGGGTGCACAGAAAGCAATTGTTTTACCTCACCTAGCGGGTATAGGAATTGGTGGCATTGAAAATGGTGTTATTACAGAACCATATGGAATTGTAGTTATTTGCACATTGCATCTAATCTTCTCAGCTGTATTAGGTGCAGGTGGATTATTACACTCCAATAAATTTGCAGGTGATCTTGGAGACTATCCAGAGAATAGTAAGCCACAAAAATTTGATTTTGAGTGGGATGATCCAGACAAATTAACTTTTATTCTTGGTCATCATCTGATCTTTCTTGGTCTTGGGGCAATAATGTTTGTTGAATGGGCTCGCATTCATGGAATTTATGACCCAGCGATAGGATCTACAAGGCAAGTTGTTTACAATTTAGATATTGCTGCTATTTGGAATCATCAATTTGATTTTTTAAAAATAGATAGTTTAGAAGATGTTATGGGAGGACATGCTTTCTTAGCCTTCCTCGAAATAATTGGTGGAGTTTTCCATATTTGTACTAAACAATTTGGAGAATATACAGAATTTAAAGGAAAAGGTTTACTTGGTGCTGAGGCTATTTTGTCATACTCAGTCGTTGGTGTTTCTTATATGGCATTTGTAGCAGCTTTTTGGTGTGCTTCAAATACAACCATATATCCTGTAGATCTATATGGAGAACCGTTAAAACTTCAATTTGAATTCGCACCTTATTTTACTGATACTGTAAATTTAGGTTCAGGAGCTTATAGCTCAAGAGCTTGGCTAGCCAACACTCATTTCTATTTGGGTTTCTTTTTCTTACAAGGTCATCTCTGGCACGCGTTAAGAGCAATGGGATTTGACTTTAAGAAAATTGGTCAAGCATTTGACAATATAGAAAATACAAAAATTACTCAAAACTAA